In Malaclemys terrapin pileata isolate rMalTer1 chromosome 10, rMalTer1.hap1, whole genome shotgun sequence, the DNA window GCCAAGGAGCCTCTGTGCTGGTATCTGTCAGTGTCACTCCTTCCCTTGCCCAGGAGGGGTCACTGTGACTTGGAACTAAACCCTACCTGGCTCTCCTTGTGGGCATCTGGATCAGCTGAGgttaagtgattttaaaaaatgggtcaaAGGGTGgggtatttttttattacaagctGAAATGTGAACAGGCAGCTGGACCTACTTGCTACAGTGAGCAATTGTTCCATTTTTTTACAGTAACTAAGAGCTGTCACTGCATCCAAGGCATGACAGGACCTATGGAAACACACCTCACTTGAGCTCTAACTTTCAGAGGTCACTATCAAGGAAAGCCAGCAACTATCATGAATGTTTGTCCCAGCAAAACAGAGATTGCGCCTTAATCACAAGAAGAATTCAGTGCTTTAAACACAAGAGAAATGTGCAGGTAGAAACAGTGAAGGCAGGATCCAGCTACCAGCTCTGGTGGAAGGGGAGATTCTGGATGGTGTACTAAACATTGATTCTTCCTCTATGACGTTACTCCTAAGCCTTAGTAGTGTTTGGGGTGAAGCTCTTGGTATAGCAGGGGTAGGTGGGGGGAAGATAAAATGCTCTACCATGGTATGTGTAGGGAGAAACAGCCCAGAACTACCTCGAGTGATTTgacagagtgcagcaccattccCTGGCTGCTAGTGAATTCTGTGCCATCTGAAAGCCACAGTGTGAGTCGTGAATGAAGCAGTGGCCTGTGCCTGAGACTGTCAGTTCTGCCTGTAATGGGATTATCAGCAATAGGAGATAGGGAGGAGTCACTATAGAAGCTGAGGTTTAGGATGGCTGTGTCGGTTCactgccctcccatcccccttcaaTTAACTGAGATGGGAGGTAGATGATTCCACCAAGGGAAGTCAGGggataaaaacaagtgcaaagcaTGGTCAGTAACCTACACAATGGAATGAGTTGTGCAGGTAGCCATCTGCACCAGTCCTGCTTACAACAGCTACCCCCTAGCCTTTGTGTAAAGCTTGTAACCCTTGCAGGTGAGGTTCTCTTGTCCTGCAGGGGTTAGGATCCCCAGAGGGCAGCCTCCTCCCCAAAATGAGTACTCCAGTCCCTACTGCTGCCTGGCCACCATTCCTGCAGGTGGGATGCTCTGCTGCCATGGAATGCTCGAAGTATCTTCTGAAACATCATGAGGGAGAGGAAAAACCATTTTGCAAATATGAATAATGTGCAAAATCCCCACTGGCTGCTACAATGCTATTTCTGTAAATCCATTCAGTATATAGTGCAGTTCTAAAACCATTTCATTATCAGGTAACATTCCTAGCTGCTTGAGGTGATGTGCCAGAGTGTACCTAGCCTTGTGGTGATCGCAAGCAGCATCTAGAATGGTAATTTGCCAATTTGTGCTCTGTTGGAACCACTGTTAGGGGCTGAAGATGGTGCAGGTGGAAGAGACTAGTAAGAAGTGCTGTATTCCACTACCAGTGCAAGGATCCAGGTAGGTTAAATGACATTCTGGCTGTGTAGCAAGAACTACACAAAACATATCCATGGTAGGAAGGTATGAAAACTTAAGCTAGCAAACACAGAAGAAGTTCCCCTCGGTAGAAGGGAAGCTCCCCTCCCAAGGAGGAAGTGGTTAAAGACAACAGTGCCTGGTAATGCCTTGGATTTAAGTCTTAGCTGGGAGATCCTTCAGCTTCAGTTAGTACAGCAGAAAGCTTCCATCAGCTGTAACTTCAGCTCTGAGATTTTGCACAAGAAGCTTGTGGTGTTAGCCATCCAAGGAGTTGTAATGTTTATCTTACCAGCTCTACAATGTAACGTTTTGCTAGGGCTTTCAGGGGCAAGGGTCACCACAGAGCAGAAGCAATTCAGTACTTTAAGGTGAAAACCTGAAGCAAGTTTCAGAGGGGAAGGCCCTCCAAGCCCCTCACCCTTGCAAAAGGCTGCCCTTCACAACTGAATAGAAGCTGGAGAGGGCTTTTCTACAAGTGAGACTGTGCCCAAGCCAGCAGAGCCTAGGACTAAGGTGTATGGTGCTACAATGTCATCTTAACTCCCCATTGGCAGGGCACCAGCACAGGAATGCCCCCAAATTAGCTTCAGCTGCCTTGCCTGACAGGGGCTGCAGcacaaaacacttcatttcaaaCCCTGAAGGGACACAGAGTACAACTTTTATTTCCATCATTTGAGGTGTACTTACAGGCAGGACACACGCAAGAGTGGTAAAGTGCGCAGAAATGGAGACTGAGAATAAGCACAGGACATGGGCTAGCAGCTGAGTGCAGGGATTGGGTACGGATGGATTTTACTCGGTTTCTGCtatcagggtttttttaaaataaggaagcTAAGAATGAGTCAGCTCCCCTTCTGCCTGCCCTATCAAACAAGTGGAAAATGGAGCAACACCACCCTGCTTTAGGGTACAGATTCTAACCTTCCTACTAGTAACCAGTGTTCAGGAGAAGGGATGAGCGTCCTGCCTCCCTCTGTGAGGGAGATGCTCCATTAGGCCCAGGGAAAATGGGAGACGAGACAGTGCCCTCTCCCTGGAGCCTCAATGCTGAAGTTGTTTAGCAAGATACTGCTTCCACACTGTATTTTGGGGGTAATAGGTCCCAATTAACACATAATGGCTTTAAAACAGGTAAAACCATATGGGTCTGTCTCcattagctagggttaccatatctcataaataaaaaaagaggaccctccacgggccatggccccgcccatttccccaccctagccccgccccaactccgccccttcccccaccctaactccgccccctcctccctcccactcccagccagggggaaagggctgccccagtgctaccagcatcacggtttcccgggcagcccccagaccctgcgcccccagccggcgcttccccagcgcagctggtgcctgggaggggaagcgcccagccgggggcgcagggtctggaggctgcccagcaaaccgtgaagccggtagcgctcgggctttgggcagcccctatgcctccggaccctgtgcccccagccaggcacttcccctccggggctctggcggctctgcgtaacttacactgtataagttacacagagccaaagaggagcagagcctccgcagctggaggctctgctcctcttaggctctgtttaagagccgggctgccccagcgctaccggctttgggcagcccccgtgcctccggaccctgcaccgccggagcccgggaggggaagtgcccggctgggggcgcagggtctggaggcacggggctgcccgaagccggtagctctcgggcagcccggctcttaaatagagccacGGGGGCTGGAgtctccagccgccggggctgtgtgtaactgacacagtgtcagttacacagagccccagccactggaggctctgtttaagaaccaggctgcccgagagctaccggcttcgggcagccccgtgcctccagaccctgcgcccccagccgggcacttcccctcccgggctccggcggcgcagggtctccaggcacggggctgcccgaagccggtagcgttcaggcagccgggctcttaaacagagccgccattttcccggacatgttccgctttttggcaattccctccggacaggggtttgactgccgaaaagccggacatgtccgggaaaaagaggacgtatggtaaccctacattagcTGCACCTACAGGTTCACTTCCCCCCCTTGTCATCACAAGGCGTGTTGCCTGGCACCGAAGGGGTCACAGCTTATTCCTTGCTCTAGGCACACAGCAGAACAATGCTGGGTGTCTGAGTGTTTTACAGTCAAAGGTTCACATTGGtgctgccgccaccaccacctTTCGGGGGTTCCGTGCTTACATGACAGCAACATTCACTGGAGCCGAACACTGCTGTGGAGGGCTGGTCGGTCTAGAGCTACTTTAGAAAAAGGTTAATATAAAAACTGATCTGAAGGCTAGGTGGCTTAATGGGTCACTTGTGCTCCATCCAGTGCAGATATCCACGGTGTCATTCCTAACCCGGACCTGGGCActttaaactgtttaaaaagcAGCACTGAACAGGTAATTTTGGCTTAAATCAAGTGATGCGGTGTACTAGGGACACAGTAGACCATTCCAACCCAAGGGATAACTTCTGGATCAGACTGGGGGCAGACTCTGCTCTGGTGAGCTCCTGGGTGAGGACTGAAGTTCACTGGGAGCACTGGGTGGGGAAAAATAACATCTATCCGCCTATGCTTGGCTTTAGCCAGCACTGGTTCCTACTCACTGGAGAACAATAAAACTCaaaatgagggtggggagagtgggaAAGGTTCTCCTCAGGTatcctcccctgcagcttcagccaGTTCACCTGTAGTAGAGGAAGCCTTCTCTAGGTGATGGTGGGGCACTGTGGGCCTCCCGTGATCCGCATGGAACTTCCAACTCTGCACACAATGGTAAGCTGCAACCTTTTCAATTTGTTTCTTGAAGTAACACATCCATAGACAAAGCCAAGATGCTTGAGTTAGTTTCCTTGTCCTAGTCAATGCCCATGAGAGCTGAGCTCTGACTAAGAGTCCTTCgctttcctctcctttcttgcTCTAGATGCCATAAAAGTGAAGAAGAGTCTGGGGGACAGAGTTCGCAGGTAAACAGCCAGGGAAGGCAGTAAGCCAGCTATGAGCACCTCCTTCTTCTTCTGCCCCACTGCATTAAGAACCACCtgagccacctctgcagctgttcTGCCTTCAATGGTGTTCTTGTCCATAACTGTAAAGAGCAAAGGGAAATCGGTATGCAGGGCAGCAGGTAAGCACTCGTTTCTGAAGGGTTATTTCCCCAAGAAAGCTCAGCTCACATAGTGTTTTGTTGTCAGTGAGactcttgcttttaaaccaaTTTCAGGTGGGTTTGTTGGGAGCCCAAGTTTGGAGTGATGGCTAAGCTCAGGTCAGTAGACGGGGTCCTCCCAGATCCCAGGCCATTGCTCCACCACTGAAGCACGTGATCCACCAGAGGCATTAGTAGACATTTTAGTTCAGTTATGGATGGAGGCTCCAATGTTGAACGCTCTCACAAGTTTCACTTGCTGCCATTTGACTGCATAAATGCCAGGTGCATATTGACTGGCTGAAGTGAGGGAGAATATGGAGAGTTTCCATAGTCCCCAAAGGGGGCTGGAGCTATAGTTCAATAATCTGAAttcatttccctccttccctctcaaCTAACTGTCTCCTTTCTATTGTATATTCTTTGTATCCCTGTAACTAACAGAGAcagaaggtggatgaggtaatatttttttttaatcaatagaagttggtccaataaaagatattacctcatccaccttctctctagtatcctgggactgatATGGCTATAGCAACACTGTAAGAAACACTGTCaattaaaacaacgaggagtctggtggcaccttaaagactaacagtttttTGGGgacataagctttcctgggtaaaaaaaacacttcttcagatgccctaataaatctgttagtctttcaggtgccaccggactcctcggatacagactaacacagctatgcCTCTGATACTGTCAATTAAGCTCGTTTCAAACAGGTGTGGAGTGCCACAGAATTGGCTTGTTAAAAATGCCAGCTCCTACATACCATTTAAAGCCCCTTGAGGTCCCTGTATAACCCCCAAATCGCAATTTATTCTTTGTGAGAGATCTCAGCTTTTGTGCTACTCCTTGGAGACACCCCTACAGCCAGCATCCAAAGCCGTTCCCTGAGGCAAACCCCATCCCCCAAACTCCTGAGGCCGATGCAACCCTTTTGTAGAACTCTGTTAATGCAATCACTCTCTTGCCTGCAACATGGAGATCTGGCAAATTGCCGAGGCGGAGGCGTTGAGAGTAGTTTGTTAGCAGAGAAGTGATCTTGTTTCCTATGAGTACAGAAGGCCAATCCTCACCTCCATAGCGAGATCCATCTGCAGTTACAGCATTGACAGACAGATTTGTCTGAATATAGCCAGGGCTCACAACAGTCACATCGATTTCATACTGTTCCATCTCCGCTCGCAGACAGTCAAAAAAGGCCTGGGTGGCATGCTTGGAGGCTGCATCTGCAAAACACAACTTGGGCATGCAGtcagagggaggaggagcagggttcAGGCTAATTTTTTCACCTGCAACCCCTCTGGCACTAGAGCACAGCACCATTTAACAGCACACTGCAACGCTGTATTGCTTTGTTCCAAGAAGCGAAGAACAGCAACTCTTAATGGAAGTTAGAGGCATTTTCAAAAGGTCATTACTCAAGTTGGAAGCTGGCCAGGATGCAGGGCTTCATATCTGACTTGGGCAGAAGGCCCTAGAACAATTCTCACATCTGATAAGAGAGCTGGAGTTCAGCATAGAAGAGCAATTGAGGAAATACATGGTTGAGGCAGAGCAGAGCGGGAATATAATTCCCAATAGCAGGACAGCAGGGCCTGGTATGACAAGGCATAGAGCAGGCTCAGGGAGCGGCTTCTTTACTTAATTAAAAACCTGATCACACAACAAGGTGGGAGCAGAGATAAGTCATACAGCCTAGGGCAGGACTTGTTCACCTCTTTTCCATGCATCCCCCCACCTCAACTGAGCTGCTGCCCAAAGTCTCTCTTCCCAGTCCAACAGGAATACTCTAATCCTCTGCCAGCATGGAGTCTGCAAGACTAGATAATCGGCATCTCTTTTCTTCCCTACTCCACCCCACATTCAGGCTCTCATTAAGTCCTGTCACCTTTATGTGGTCTCTCAAATCCATATCCCCTTCATCATCCCAACTTCCAAAACCTAGGTCCATGCCTGGAGCATATTGTATCAGCTACCTCAGCTTCCACCTCTCATCTTGTTCTCCCCAAATCTAATCTATTCAAAACATCACCATTGTtatcttctgctgctgctctgaccaCGTCACAACCCCTTCTTGAAATCCTTCACTGGCTTCCCCTCTCCTTCTAGATCAAGTTCAAGTTCCTCCCCTATCGGACTCTTTACAGTTCCACTCATTTCATCGAACAACCTGTCTCTGCATTCCTCCTTATTCTCTGTTCCCTCTTATCTCTCAGCTTTGTACCTGCTTTTCATCCTGCAGTCTATGCTTGAAATGGTCTCCAATTTCCCATGTTTCAAGcactctccctctctcctttcaAATCCCTATTTCCTTGAGGTCTCCTACACTAATTTTTTCACAGATTGCTCTTGTCTTGAGTCTGAAATATGTCCAAATTCGACTGCAGGCTCTTCATGCCAAAGACCTTATCTGCTTATGCATTTTTTTGGTAAAGCAGTGTGCAATTTACTGTGCTCTTTAAGTAACAGGATACGCTTCTACGTTCCCAGGATCCTTATACCCAGGGAGAACTGTCACGCAGAAGCCAGGAAAAGAGCAAGGATAAACGGCAATATGATTATGGAACTAAATCCTAGTAACTAAAGtttgcaggggttctcagacaCTAGCATGGATTGATGCCATGAAGCTGTCAGGGTAAGGAAGGAGATCCTGGCCTGCCCTCCCCTGAGAATTTTAGACCAGAGCTTCAGTCTATGAAGTTTCTAAGACTTGTGTTCAAGGCTCCCCTCCCTTGAACACTTCTGACCACTGTGTCAGAGGGTTGAGCCCACATTGAAAATGTTCCACAGCTCTTGCATTCCATGCATAGTGCCTCCTCCAAGGATGGGAGCAGTGGAAATAGCATCCAAATATTCAGCCCTCCCCGCAAGTGCCCTGGACTCCTGTTCCCCATCCTGCATACAGGTACTATACTTACATGCTGATCTGAAAGGAATGCTTATTTTGCCTTGAACGCTGCTGATCACCACAATGTGGCCTTGTTGTCTTTTGATCATGGAGGGCAGAAGAGCTAGAGAGAGGGGGGGAGACTCATTCAGAAGAACAATAATTGCTGTTACTGCTACCCAGAATCAGTGTTTATAAGAGCAGTGCCACTACGAAACCTGGGGTCATCTAAGGTCTGCTGATCCAATttaggagcagggtcaggggacACTGGTTAACATGATGCTCACGTTAAAATGAAAGCCCCTCGTTAGGCCCCAGATTAAGCAATGCCAAGAAGGTCCATTCTCTCCCGgttcttctcttccctcctcccccccgcccccaaaatctTCCAGCTCCACTTGCGACTGCAATACCAGAGGCACCCTCCATCATGAACTATTCTACACACTCCTAACGACTCATGAACCATCCTCCTTGGAGTCAAAAGGGTGGTGTGCACCATGATTGTCACTTTAAACCTGAACACTAACTGCAGCTTCAGCTGGGATAGCAAACCTGGCTATTGCAGTCTGGCTGTGCTCTCTGGGCTTCTACCAGGGCAGAGGGGAGAACAAGGCATTTCTTGAAATGTTTACTGAGCTAGAATCAGAGGAGGTTTGAAGAGCAAGGTAGATAGACTTTACCAAATGTTTGTGCAGCATCGAACGCAGTATGCCCTGATCTTGACCACCAAGCACTACAATAACacacagcacctccccctccccccccagcataaGGTCATGGATAAGAGTACAACAGATTCTAGTTAGGTCACAGAAGACAGGCTCTGCTGAGCCCATCTGAACTCTGGGCAATTTTAGGCAGAACTGGAGGGTTTACATTCTACAGTAAAAGTGGCAGGATGCACCAGGGAGCACCAGAAACGTTACAAGGGGAGGAGAGGCAAATCACTTCTGTGTAGAGAAAGAAATGCTATCAAGAAGGGTGTGCCTGTCTTTTTCTAACCCTCTATGGCTTGGCAGAAGGAAACTCCTCTTGGAAGTCATAAAAGGGGCTTTTGCTCTTGGTTTCAATATTTCTAAACTTGTCAGGTAACCACTCCCAGATGGATCCCAGTTTTGCTGTCTACACAGAAACTTTTCCAAACCAGACTAAAACAAAATAGGGCTGTCACCAGGGATACACAAATAATATGGGTACGCAACAATTACAGAAGAAACTATCCTAGTGCAAGGGCCTCTGAGAATTGAGAGAGCAAAGACAGAGTTCAGGAGTTTTTTTCTGAAGAATCTTAATAGGATTAAGAATGGGTGGCAACGGTAAGCAGTTAGAACAGCTGAAGAGGCAAGGACAAGGGGCAGGGGTAATCCCCATCTGAAGAACTAAGCAACAGCCCAGCCTGAATGCATGAGGAAGGGATAAGTGGTGTATACCTTTTGTGAATGCTATAGGACCAAAGTAGTTGGTTTCCATCACTTTTTTATCCACATCCATCCCCGTGTCCAATATCGTGCCTCGGTAACTGATCCCTGCATTGTTGATCAGTATGTCCACATGACCCACACACTTCAGGATCTCTTCAGCAGCACTTACTACCGTTTTAGTATCAGAGAGGTCAAAGATCACAGTGAAAGGTTTGTGTATCTGTGAACAAACTACATGTTAGGAAAAGGCTTCTTCTGGGCTCCTGACCATCTGCCCATTCATTCCCATTTCTTAGGGAGAAGGTGCAAAGAAGAGGACTGTCCCTTCAAAACTGAGAAGGCAGGAGCACCCAACCTTTGTCCAATCATAGGCTGCAGTGGCTACTTGCAAGGAACCCACAATCATCAATAGAGCAAATTTCCATTTCCTTTGGTATGGACTAAAGAaactacagatcccagcatgcaatgttcCATCTTGCTCCACAGGGCTTTCTGCTCAAATCTGAAGAACTGCATGCTGGGACCATGTCAATCTTAGATCACACATCCATAGCATGGAGCAGTGATACTTAGACTGAGGCTTGGTAAATGAAAGAATGAATTCATACTTCTGTGACTCTTTTGGGTCATGTTGATCCTTAaacactgaggtctgagtattacTAGTATAGACGGTGCTGCCACTGGCCACATCTTAGAACTCTATGATCCTCACAACTGGGCCACCTCTTTATCTTCCCAGCACTGGAAATAACAAGGGTAATGAAATGGAGTGGCGTGGAGATCAATTTTCTACCTGTGATATCCTGTCAGGGACTGTCCCACGGAAGTCTATTGGGAAGAGTCCACTCTTCTTTCCTACCCACATCCTCCAAGCAGTCCCATCCTCAAACTACTGGGGATTTGAGCCGCAGTAAACTggtaacactttacaaacatggaTCACCCTTCTG includes these proteins:
- the DHRS7B gene encoding dehydrogenase/reductase SDR family member 7B isoform X2, yielding MDLTFTAIVPLLLGSVGLFALFRLLQRMRMRAYLQDAVVVITGATSGLGKECAKAFHAAGSRLVLCGRNGERLQDLVQELSAKANHAKNIHKPFTVIFDLSDTKTVVSAAEEILKCVGHVDILINNAGISYRGTILDTGMDVDKKVMETNYFGPIAFTKALLPSMIKRQQGHIVVISSVQGKISIPFRSAYAASKHATQAFFDCLRAEMEQYEIDVTVVSPGYIQTNLSVNAVTADGSRYGVMDKNTIEGRTAAEVAQVVLNAVGQKKKEVLIAGLLPSLAVYLRTLSPRLFFTFMASRARKERKAKDS
- the DHRS7B gene encoding dehydrogenase/reductase SDR family member 7B isoform X1 — protein: MVTGIGSSRKNIPRGKLMDLTFTAIVPLLLGSVGLFALFRLLQRMRMRAYLQDAVVVITGATSGLGKECAKAFHAAGSRLVLCGRNGERLQDLVQELSAKANHAKNIHKPFTVIFDLSDTKTVVSAAEEILKCVGHVDILINNAGISYRGTILDTGMDVDKKVMETNYFGPIAFTKALLPSMIKRQQGHIVVISSVQGKISIPFRSAYAASKHATQAFFDCLRAEMEQYEIDVTVVSPGYIQTNLSVNAVTADGSRYGVMDKNTIEGRTAAEVAQVVLNAVGQKKKEVLIAGLLPSLAVYLRTLSPRLFFTFMASRARKERKAKDS